GTATTGCTGGATATACGCTGCGCCTCGACGTCAGGAGAGCGAGTTCCCCCGTCCCCGGAGAAACACAGGGGCTCGGTGTGAAAGCAGAACCGGACCCTTTCAGCACCAGAGACAGCGACCATGGCTCCAGTGATGGAGGACGGAGCTCAGCTCGGTGAGTCCGGACTCTGACGGCTTTAATTCACCCAGACAGGCACAGGTGTGTCAAGGTGTGAGGCTGGCAGCTTTAAAAAGTACCGCGTGCATCCTCTCAAAAGTCTTGGTTTTATCAGTCGCGAGAGGATTATTTGTCACTTCCCAGTTTACgctttgaaatttgaaatttcttctttttataaatcgtgaattaataataaataatagtaaTTGTAATATTTTGAAGAATACCAATAAAAGGCTTTGTCCAATGTGTTGCTTAAACCTTTTCCTGGATAATGTAACGTGTTTGCGGAGAGACCTCCAGCCTCCATTTTGAGGCTATAGCTTTAGGGCGACAGTTAGTTACCAGGAAAACTAAGCAGCATGGTGGAGGCACGGATGTATTTCTACGTTATTGCTACCGACAagttcatttattatttttattacaattATTTGGAATTGAGTAAGCCTTGCTGTAACACGGGTGAAGCCTGGTAAGcacctgtttgttttatttatttcatctcgGTTCAGCAGCTCCCTCTCCGCCCTCCCGCTGCCACATCCAcctgtctgttgttgttgttgccttgTTGCCAACCATTCCACCCCGGACATTAGGCTGAAATATtgatgaaaaggaaagaaaaaaggtcGAAAACAGTCTGTGATTTTAAAATTGACATGAGCTGACTGTCCCTCCTTATTGTTCACCCATGGATGAGTCTGCATGAGAGACAGTCGCTTCAGATCAGTGATACATTTTGGATGGAGGCTACATCTTCAAATACCATGTCAAAACAATGTAcacttaaaataaatacataggCATAATAACCTCTAGAATAATACTATAAGAAACATGAATTACAAACAGGACTATGTGATCAGAAATTGAAGCAAACAAGTGAAACTATTacgtaataataataataataatataatgttttCCTGTAAAGTCCTGTATGTCAGTTATAGGAAAATTGTAATAAAATACATGTTCTTCACATATTTTGTAAACAGTAAGTATGTATCAGTCACCCAGACAACCAGGCTTTTATAAGATAAGATTTGATAAGATGATCTCATACAGTGACAGCTGCGAAATACAGTAAATTTGACCAGAGCAGATGAAGATTCATATATACAGATCAGTACATGATTGACccatttccccccccccccccccccccccaccctctctttgAATGGGTGTTAACCTGAGTGCTTTTCCACGGGGCCGCCCTCTTAACTGCAGGAAAAGGGTCTGCGTTTCCTCCACTGAAATGGACCTATTAGCTCTGACTGCATGAGAAGGCAGTGTAATTGTTGTTGAGTCACGGGTCAACACCACCAAACAAAGAACTGAAGCATTCAGTGGCAAACCTGTAATATGTCTCCATAGTAACATTTTAGTGATATTATGCGCTAAGTACCATTGAAAGGAATTAGGTCTTTGTGTGAGTAAAAAGTGTCGGCCATTTTCCTTGAGCAAATTCTCCGGTCCTGTAGGAGGAATATAAAAGAACATAAGACAGGGCCTATCACAAATATCTGGGCTATTATGCCATACTTGCAGATGGGATCTCAGGAGGAACCATCCTGCCCATACTGTGGTATAAGGAATACACTGCTTTGCACAAAACCTCTTATAATCTATTAGAATTTACCGCTGTATGTTACATAAGATGATGTTGGCTCTCTGCATCACTTGTTCCAGATGTTTCCTCTTAAAAGTCTGTTCATCGGTCAAAAGAAATCTTCCCTAACCTGTTTACAGTGTAGGTTTGCATCTcacatatcatatcatatatatGACTGAATATGGTGATGATCTTCATAATCCTTATCctcatcaaaataaatgttgtgatACCAGCCAAGAGAAAATTTGACGTTGGTGTACATTTGTTTCCCGGTTTGTGCGTCTGCGTTCAGCCAGAACAGAGACCTGAACATCAGCCAGTTAGAAACCCGTCCATCAAGAAACCGACCGCTCACATAACAACATAATGGCGTTATGTAGCTCTCTCAGCAGTTCATTACTTACcccagctgtttcctgttgacatTCTGTGGCCATGTTTGGAATTTGGAAACACAGCGATGATGACTCTTCATCAGGCTTGAACAGATTGATGGGTGTTTTCATCTCCTTCTTAGTCAAGACTGCAGCCTGCGtcagtcagaaacacaaaatggaCTCAGTTGTCTCAGTACAACAATAAAATGCGTTGGAGTTGAGTAACATGAACAATTGTTTTATGTGTGATtcttttactgctgtttgtttcacacTGTGTCGTTAGATGTCtaattaaagttatttttcccctcttcccactcactctcttcctccctccctccactctgtctgtcctcccccACAGTGGCAGTGCCAGTGGGTGTAGCTGTGGTGAGTGTCTTTGGCCTTGTCTTCACTGTGTCAGCCTTTGCGTGGATCTGTTGCCAGCGTAAAAACACCAAATCCCAGAAGACGCCTCCCTACAAGTTTGTGCACATGCTCAAAGGGGTCGACATCTACCCAGAGAGCCTCAGTGGCAAGAAGAAGTTCGCTGCACCTgccaccacaacaacaaacgaCACCAGTAAAACTGACGTTAACGGAAACTGCCACACTGTGTCACCAGTGAGTCCGTCTGGCACCGGTAAACAGGTGTCAAGTCCGAACGGTTCCAGACCGGCTCTGCACCTGGATTTGGAGAAGCGGGATCTTAATGGCAACTTCACCACCAAACcatttcaccaccaccaccagaagGTGCGGAGCTCCCCAGACCTGGAGCTGCCATCTCCCCATGCAGGGTTCACCCAACCTGGGGCAATAGACCGCCGTGACCTCCCTTCACCATCTAGCACCCTCTCCAGCCAGGCACCCACCCCAGCTGTGGACAAGCCCCATGGcgaggagagggagggtggaTTAGGGACTCTCCACTTCTCCCTGGAGTACCAGCCAGAGAGGAAGGCATTCATTGTCCATATCAAGGTATTGTATGTGTTTAGTGCTggtgtttaggtgtgtgtgtcttcagtcagtgttttgatAGAAACTTGAATAAAAATGGTTTTACACCAttttgactgattgattgatttgactTTTTAATCCAGGAAGCCCATGGCCTGACCCCAACTGATGAACAgtcactgacctctgacccctacATCAAGCTGACCCTGCTGCCGGAGAAAAAGCACCGGGTGAAGACCAGAGTCCTCAGGAAGACTCTGGACCCCGCCTTTGACGAGACCTTCAGCTTCTACGGGATCCCTCTGGCCCGAGTGTCGGAGTTGGCCCTTCACTTCATGGTGCTCAGCTTTGACAGGTTCTCCCGTGATGAGGTCATAGGCGAGACCCTCGTCCCCTTGTCTGGGATCGACTTATCAGAGGGGCGTGTCCTGATGAGCCGAGAGATCATCAAGAGGAACGTCAAGGTAAGAACAACCCAGAAGTTTGAATCCTCTGaaatcttgttttctgttttaatcatCCTCTGCTTCGCTTCATAATTGTTTTTGATAAATACATGACCCTGATTCTAAGTGTCATCTTTTAATGGACTTTTTCCAGCTGAATCATTTGGATCAAATTTATTCACGCAGTGAACTGTGACTGATTTTGCAGCGGGCAAAGTGCCATGACAACAACAATTccactaacactcaaactgacCAGGAAATCACTTACATTTCTAAAATTGCTCCCATAATGACTCATCATTTCCCTCACTGTACCATCAGTGCCTGCATCACGAGTCTCTAAAAGCACTGCAACAGGTCAGTTTAGAGAACTgcataaaactaaaacagaagTTCTGAGCTGAACTTCCGctattaaattattaatcagtACATAATCATTCTGAAAGTCTTattaaaagttattaaaatgCAATTAATCACAGAGCTTATTCAAACTCATCTAAATGCAAATGCATCATATTATATTTCCTCCAACCACACTAAAATATTTCATAACACTTTCAAATCTTAATTTAACTCTGATGGCAGAATGAATTGGTATTGTTTCGCAAATGCATTAAACTAATTCACTTTGCATCACATCCTATTTGTGTTATATCTGTCTCtagttaggttaggttaggttgtTAATGTGAAATTAAGCCAATTGAGAGAGTAGATATGAAATATATCCctctgtggagacagagagactgtaTCTGGTGCATCATTATGGATTTGCAAGCTGATACTGAGGTGCTGAAATGGACTGCAGTGAGTTTGGAAGCCtttggtgtttttgcttttcttttttttaaatcctgaaaACATGTCATTCACTGTTTGTCATCGGGGAATTTAACAGCCAGATTTGACTTGACATGTTTCATACATACCTGCCACTTAGCAAGCGAGGTTTAGACCACTGAAAAATctgaattacatttattttgtgtttaaattatgtatttttttaattatccaAACAGCATCAGAGAATTAAAGCAGTAGTGC
The sequence above is drawn from the Toxotes jaculatrix isolate fToxJac2 chromosome 23, fToxJac2.pri, whole genome shotgun sequence genome and encodes:
- the syt4 gene encoding synaptotagmin-4 isoform X1 yields the protein MAPVMEDGAQLVAVPVGVAVVSVFGLVFTVSAFAWICCQRKNTKSQKTPPYKFVHMLKGVDIYPESLSGKKKFAAPATTTTNDTSKTDVNGNCHTVSPVSPSGTGKQVSSPNGSRPALHLDLEKRDLNGNFTTKPFHHHHQKVRSSPDLELPSPHAGFTQPGAIDRRDLPSPSSTLSSQAPTPAVDKPHGEEREGGLGTLHFSLEYQPERKAFIVHIKEAHGLTPTDEQSLTSDPYIKLTLLPEKKHRVKTRVLRKTLDPAFDETFSFYGIPLARVSELALHFMVLSFDRFSRDEVIGETLVPLSGIDLSEGRVLMSREIIKRNVKKSSGRGELLLSLCYQSTTNTLTVVVLKARHLPKTENNGPTDPYVKVNMYHGKKRVCKKKTHVKKCSPNPVFNELFVFDLPSDEGLRDTSVELLLMDSDTGNSRNPNTVLGRLVLGTTAAGTPGEHWREICDHPRRQIAKWHALSEE
- the syt4 gene encoding synaptotagmin-4 isoform X2: MLKGVDIYPESLSGKKKFAAPATTTTNDTSKTDVNGNCHTVSPVSPSGTGKQVSSPNGSRPALHLDLEKRDLNGNFTTKPFHHHHQKVRSSPDLELPSPHAGFTQPGAIDRRDLPSPSSTLSSQAPTPAVDKPHGEEREGGLGTLHFSLEYQPERKAFIVHIKEAHGLTPTDEQSLTSDPYIKLTLLPEKKHRVKTRVLRKTLDPAFDETFSFYGIPLARVSELALHFMVLSFDRFSRDEVIGETLVPLSGIDLSEGRVLMSREIIKRNVKKSSGRGELLLSLCYQSTTNTLTVVVLKARHLPKTENNGPTDPYVKVNMYHGKKRVCKKKTHVKKCSPNPVFNELFVFDLPSDEGLRDTSVELLLMDSDTGNSRNPNTVLGRLVLGTTAAGTPGEHWREICDHPRRQIAKWHALSEE